From the Wolbachia endosymbiont (group B) of Protocalliphora azurea genome, one window contains:
- the tilS gene encoding tRNA lysidine(34) synthetase TilS gives MKLELLFQNIANSFAFHNQIAVAVSGGVDSIVLLHLMTNWAKKNKLSLPIALTVNHGLRSESQKEADFIISYAKELGAKESFILNWEKQNIKGNIQLQARKARYKLLAEWCKNNNVKCLLVAHHKDDQAETFLLRLERGSGVDGLSSMDYKSFLNGIYIFRPLLNFSRSEIERYAKLHQLRWIEDRSNYDLKYRRTLYRNLLKASDNQDVLTERICLTALHMKRAAKALMHYTRLAFDDCVNVHDFGYIEIKLSEFYQLPEEIALRLLLYSIMAIASKHYKPRYNSLIVIFNKILQKGSNVNCTLSGCKIRKYGENILIIRESSKIQEITVHLPLNGSIEWDNRFSCTIFGDQECSVTIAPLKKTQKIPEFLKNYDYCSEVYYSLPTVQKDGKMLAYPCMKHNSKSTSDGEIKYFIASIIKENLLKLTNI, from the coding sequence ATGAAATTAGAGTTATTATTTCAAAATATAGCTAATAGTTTTGCTTTCCATAACCAAATCGCAGTTGCAGTATCAGGTGGTGTAGATAGTATAGTCTTACTGCATTTAATGACTAACTGGGCAAAAAAAAACAAGCTTTCACTTCCTATAGCATTAACAGTAAATCATGGGTTACGTTCAGAGTCTCAAAAAGAAGCTGATTTTATTATAAGTTATGCAAAAGAACTTGGAGCAAAGGAATCGTTCATATTAAATTGGGAGAAGCAAAATATTAAAGGTAATATTCAGTTACAGGCACGAAAAGCACGATATAAGTTACTAGCAGAGTGGTGTAAAAACAATAATGTTAAATGTTTGCTCGTTGCTCATCACAAAGATGATCAAGCAGAAACGTTCTTATTAAGATTGGAGCGAGGTAGTGGAGTAGATGGATTATCATCAATGGATTACAAATCTTTCTTAAATGGTATTTATATATTTAGGCCGTTGTTAAATTTTAGTCGTAGTGAAATAGAAAGGTATGCTAAGCTTCATCAGTTAAGATGGATCGAAGATAGAAGCAATTATGACTTAAAATACAGACGAACTTTATACCGTAACTTACTTAAAGCAAGTGATAATCAAGATGTTCTAACAGAGCGAATATGCCTTACAGCACTTCATATGAAAAGAGCTGCAAAAGCGTTGATGCACTACACACGCCTTGCATTTGATGATTGTGTTAATGTTCATGATTTTGGTTATATTGAAATTAAACTAAGTGAATTTTATCAATTGCCAGAGGAAATAGCCTTGAGGCTTCTTCTTTACTCTATAATGGCAATTGCCAGCAAACATTATAAACCAAGGTACAACAGCCTTATCGTAATATTTAATAAAATATTGCAAAAGGGTAGTAATGTTAACTGTACACTTTCTGGGTGCAAAATAAGAAAATATGGAGAAAATATCTTAATAATTAGAGAATCGTCAAAGATACAAGAAATTACTGTACACTTACCATTAAATGGTTCTATTGAATGGGATAACAGGTTTAGCTGCACAATATTTGGAGATCAGGAGTGTTCAGTAACTATTGCTCCACTAAAGAAAACACAAAAAATCCCTGAATTTCTAAAAAATTATGATTATTGCTCTGAAGTTTACTATTCTTTGCCTACAGTACAAAAAGATGGAAAGATGCTTGCTTATCCATGTATGAAACATAATAGTAAGAGCACTAGTGATGGCGAGATTAAATATTTTATCGCTAGTATAATAAAGGAAAATTTGCTAAAGTTAACTAATATTTAA
- a CDS encoding OmpA family protein — protein sequence MWSRLIIMCCFCLLLTGVSSCPKKGVNTTNKMNAVVKQIGDKRVFFGYDESSISEVSADALLDVMEVLQNNPDAKVTLTGHTDNRGSHEYNLALGARRADAAKKFMVSCTPYLENRIKTASKGETEPLVNVKDDSRNSKYEKEHAKNRRVEFSFSGIKK from the coding sequence ATGTGGAGTAGACTGATTATAATGTGTTGTTTTTGTTTACTGCTTACTGGTGTAAGTTCTTGCCCTAAAAAAGGAGTAAATACGACAAATAAAATGAATGCTGTTGTTAAGCAGATAGGTGATAAAAGAGTTTTCTTTGGTTATGATGAATCTAGTATCAGTGAAGTGAGTGCAGATGCATTACTTGACGTGATGGAAGTGTTACAAAATAATCCTGACGCAAAGGTCACTTTAACTGGTCATACTGACAATCGTGGTTCTCACGAGTATAATCTTGCACTAGGAGCTAGAAGAGCAGATGCAGCTAAAAAATTTATGGTCAGCTGTACACCTTATCTAGAAAATAGAATAAAAACTGCTTCTAAAGGTGAAACTGAGCCTTTGGTTAATGTAAAAGATGATTCTAGAAATTCTAAATATGAAAAAGAGCATGCTAAAAATCGTAGAGTGGAATTTTCATTTTCTGGAATAAAGAAGTAG
- a CDS encoding carboxypeptidase, whose translation MRSYKFLEEVLHKVRNIENTLKLLSKSQLNVEDKVEQMCLLEEIRHEIISHDAIKESLANALRNKKSANIQQLKLIEGIHKSSSAIPVDLVKSLSKAKIECQNLWRLTNSEISNLEKLKECFTNLIKLTREAASIKSQQLKRSNYESLLADYDSNITEKNIKEIFPKLGKFFSENVEKVTQKQKKDKVTNIQKVTVQRQIELGSLFLQQMSVTPNEISISYYDSIDYDESDLCYGLFLLLRHTGYAIHQKCLAQNSIKSSITKHIMYETQGLFMEKIIGTSREFIEFIQPHIKEKLSTKGKINSSVENLYLIFNKVNLSSFLKNADEFSLLAHIMLRTKLEQDLINGTLEVKDLHDKWLEGMKHYKISVKAKNELDTYFQDEYWISGVIGYFPIKVIALIAAVQFFSFIKKNHYEFLDSIVKGDFSLLIDWFSKNVYSANYGFLEQLKKVTGRDLDIECYTSYLSEKYNLSQ comes from the coding sequence ATGAGATCTTATAAGTTTTTAGAGGAAGTATTACATAAGGTAAGGAATATCGAAAACACACTAAAACTACTAAGCAAAAGCCAATTGAATGTAGAGGACAAAGTTGAACAAATGTGTCTTCTAGAGGAAATCAGACATGAAATTATCTCTCATGATGCAATAAAGGAATCATTAGCGAATGCTCTTAGGAATAAAAAGAGTGCTAATATTCAGCAGCTAAAGTTAATAGAGGGGATACACAAAAGCAGCAGTGCTATTCCTGTTGATTTAGTAAAATCTTTGTCCAAAGCTAAGATTGAATGCCAAAACTTATGGAGGCTAACTAATTCTGAAATTAGTAACTTAGAAAAGCTGAAAGAATGCTTTACTAACCTAATTAAGCTTACTCGTGAAGCAGCTTCTATAAAATCGCAGCAATTAAAGCGCTCAAACTATGAGTCATTGCTTGCTGACTATGACTCTAATATCACAGAAAAGAACATAAAGGAAATATTTCCTAAGCTAGGTAAATTTTTTAGTGAAAATGTAGAGAAAGTAACTCAAAAGCAGAAGAAGGATAAGGTTACTAATATACAAAAAGTTACGGTTCAGAGACAGATTGAACTTGGTTCCTTATTCTTACAGCAAATGAGTGTTACACCAAATGAGATTTCCATTTCTTATTACGATTCTATCGATTATGATGAATCTGACCTTTGTTATGGTTTATTTTTACTTTTACGGCATACTGGTTATGCAATTCATCAAAAATGTTTAGCGCAAAATTCTATAAAGAGCTCAATTACAAAACATATTATGTATGAAACTCAAGGGTTATTCATGGAAAAGATCATTGGAACATCGAGAGAATTTATTGAGTTCATTCAACCACACATAAAGGAGAAACTTTCTACAAAAGGCAAAATTAATAGTAGTGTTGAAAATTTGTATTTGATTTTCAATAAAGTAAATCTTTCATCTTTTTTGAAGAATGCGGATGAATTTAGTTTATTGGCTCACATTATGCTAAGAACTAAATTAGAACAAGATCTAATAAATGGTACGTTAGAAGTTAAAGATCTACACGATAAATGGCTGGAAGGTATGAAGCATTACAAGATTTCAGTAAAAGCTAAAAATGAGCTAGACACTTATTTTCAAGATGAGTATTGGATAAGTGGTGTTATAGGCTACTTTCCTATTAAAGTCATAGCGTTAATCGCTGCTGTGCAGTTTTTTTCTTTCATTAAGAAAAATCATTACGAATTTTTAGATTCTATAGTAAAAGGAGATTTCAGTTTACTTATCGATTGGTTCTCTAAAAATGTATATAGTGCAAATTATGGCTTTTTGGAACAGCTAAAAAAGGTAACAGGTAGGGATTTAGATATTGAGTGCTACACTAGTTACTTATCTGAAAAGTATAATTTGTCTCAATAA
- a CDS encoding IS630 family transposase (programmed frameshift): MALRSKLLDEKVVNLAKEMLKKVRNNAYVSKKLQAVIAGKESSISAVARICKISRTALTEWIKHLKFGRVERLFAPSQRRRKSKLKKNQREQIEIWVERNPNITIKEVQIKISEEFGLNISKSTVHREIQRMKFSYITPRPMHHKQDKNKQEEFKKYFNKIVNSHPEKEVFFDESRFGTHSKIGHGWFKKGVRTQVKMKIGRQNFYIYSAVNPRSGKKISLLAPYVNTDCMNIFLEQMSKDLGTKKAFLVMDCASWHRSKSLKFQENITIIYLPPYSPELNPVERLWQYIKYNTLRNRVYDTIGLLADVLCNFIVSISSTTIKRVCNVSYLFD; encoded by the exons ATGGCATTAAGGTCAAAACTATTAGACGAAAAAGTTGTAAATTTGGCGAAAGAAATGTTAAAAAAGGTCAGAAATAACGCATATGTTTCAAAAAAGTTACAAGCGGTGATAGCAGGAAAAGAAAGTAGTATAAGCGCTGTGGCAAGAATATGTAAAATTTCAAGGACTGCTTTGACTGAATGGATAAAGCATCTAAAATTTGGTAGAGTAGAAAGATTATTTGCCCCGTCTCAGCGGCGAAGAAAAAGCAAATTAAAGAAAAATCAACGTGAGCAAATTGAAATATGGGTAGAAAGAAATCCAAATATTACTATTAAGGAAGTGCAGATAAAAATCTCAGAGGAATTTGGCCTAAACATTAGCAAATCAACAGTGCACCGTGAGATACAAAGGATGAAATTTTCTTATATAACACCGAGGCCAATGCACCATAAACAAGATAAAAACAAGCAAGAAGAGTTTAAAAAATACTTCAATAAAATAGTCAATTCCCACCCTGAAAAAGAGGTG TTTTTTGATGAATCACGATTTGGAACTCATTCAAAAATCGGACACGGATGGTTTAAAAAAGGGGTCAGAACGCAGGTTAAAATGAAAATTGGTAGACAAAATTTCTATATCTACAGTGCGGTAAATCCAAGAAGTGGTAAGAAAATCAGCCTACTTGCTCCATATGTAAACACTGATTGTATGAATATATTTCTGGAGCAGATGTCGAAAGATTTAGGCACGAAAAAAGCCTTTCTTGTAATGGATTGTGCAAGTTGGCATAGATCAAAAAGTTTGAAATTTCAGGAAAACATTACCATTATATACTTGCCTCCTTATTCACCGGAACTGAATCCTGTTGAGAGGTTGTGGCAATATATCAAATACAATACTTTACGTAACAGAGTCTACGATACCATAGGCTTACTTGCAGATGTTCTGTGTAATTTTATTGTCAGTATTTCCAGCACTACTATTAAACGAGTTTGTAATGTTTCTTATTTGTTCGATTAG
- the ftsH gene encoding ATP-dependent zinc metalloprotease FtsH: MKKFLEGLLIWLVIIVLISVAYIQFSGSIGKSKTTIPFSEFLTRLEDNDIENITIRNQSIEGKFRDGSAFNSSGVIYSDLIKSLHDRKVKFSFSIGDSAIGIIGGLLIQWVPTLIFIGLLLFLFKQTQAGGNRTISFGKSKARLMTTGKKVTFDDVAGIDEAKEELVEIVDFLKQRQKFQVLGGKIPKGCLLIGSPGTGKTLLARAIAGEANVPFFSISGSDFVEMFVGVGASRVRDMFDQGKKNAPCIIFIDEIDAVGRHRGIGLGGGNDEREQTLNQLLVEMDGFESNEGVIIVAATNRPDVLDPALLRPGRFDRQITISLPDINGRERILNTHIKKISIAPDVNVKTVARGTPGFSGADLANLVNESALIAARRNKKIVTMDDFEYARDKVMMGMERRSLVITEEEKKLTAYHEAGHAVVAVNMPASDPIHKATIIPRGRALGLVMRLPETDRVSLTREKMLADITVAMGGRVAEELIFGYDKVTSGASSDIKLASDLSRAMVTKWGMSDKIGPIYHNREQITHDSETISEDTLRLIDEEIKKVVFSCYEKAKDILTKRRKDLELIAENLLEFETLTGDEIRDILSGKKIVRNENEGKEEIRRSSL, encoded by the coding sequence ATGAAAAAATTTTTAGAAGGCTTATTGATCTGGTTAGTGATTATTGTTCTTATTTCAGTTGCTTATATTCAATTTAGCGGAAGTATAGGTAAGAGTAAAACAACCATACCTTTTTCAGAATTTTTAACTAGACTAGAAGATAATGATATAGAAAATATTACAATAAGAAACCAAAGCATCGAAGGGAAGTTTAGGGATGGGTCAGCCTTTAACTCAAGTGGTGTTATATATAGTGACTTAATAAAAAGTTTGCATGATAGGAAAGTGAAGTTCTCCTTTTCAATTGGAGACTCTGCAATAGGTATAATTGGTGGATTACTTATTCAATGGGTTCCGACGCTTATCTTTATCGGTTTATTACTTTTCCTTTTTAAACAAACGCAAGCAGGAGGTAATAGAACTATAAGCTTTGGCAAATCAAAAGCTAGGCTTATGACTACTGGAAAAAAAGTGACATTTGATGATGTTGCTGGGATTGATGAAGCAAAAGAAGAGTTGGTTGAAATTGTTGATTTTCTTAAACAAAGGCAAAAATTTCAAGTGTTAGGTGGGAAGATACCAAAAGGATGTCTTTTAATTGGTTCCCCTGGAACTGGTAAAACTCTACTTGCTCGTGCAATTGCAGGTGAAGCTAATGTACCGTTTTTTAGTATTTCTGGATCTGATTTCGTTGAAATGTTTGTCGGTGTTGGTGCAAGCCGTGTCCGGGATATGTTTGATCAAGGTAAGAAAAATGCTCCTTGTATAATTTTCATAGACGAAATAGATGCAGTAGGTAGGCATCGCGGCATTGGTCTTGGTGGCGGTAACGACGAAAGGGAACAAACATTAAACCAGTTACTGGTTGAGATGGATGGTTTCGAGTCTAATGAAGGTGTGATAATAGTTGCTGCAACTAACCGTCCAGACGTCCTAGATCCAGCACTACTTAGACCTGGTCGTTTTGACCGACAGATTACTATTTCTTTACCTGATATAAATGGGCGTGAGAGAATATTAAATACGCATATAAAGAAAATATCGATAGCACCAGATGTAAACGTAAAAACAGTTGCGAGGGGAACGCCAGGTTTTTCAGGGGCTGATCTAGCAAATTTAGTGAATGAGTCTGCGCTTATTGCTGCAAGAAGAAATAAGAAAATTGTTACCATGGATGATTTTGAGTATGCACGTGATAAAGTGATGATGGGCATGGAAAGAAGGTCCTTAGTCATTACAGAAGAAGAAAAAAAGCTTACTGCTTACCATGAAGCTGGTCATGCAGTAGTTGCAGTTAATATGCCTGCTTCTGATCCTATACACAAAGCAACAATTATTCCACGTGGTAGAGCACTCGGTTTAGTTATGAGACTACCAGAAACAGATAGAGTGTCTCTCACAAGAGAAAAGATGCTAGCAGATATAACTGTTGCAATGGGTGGACGTGTGGCAGAAGAGCTAATTTTTGGCTATGATAAAGTCACAAGCGGCGCATCTTCAGATATAAAACTAGCATCAGATTTATCACGTGCTATGGTGACAAAATGGGGAATGAGTGACAAAATAGGGCCAATATATCACAATCGTGAACAAATCACACATGATTCTGAGACAATTTCTGAAGATACGTTAAGACTTATAGATGAGGAAATAAAGAAAGTTGTATTTTCTTGCTATGAAAAAGCAAAAGACATTTTAACCAAGCGTAGGAAAGACTTGGAGCTCATTGCTGAAAATCTACTGGAGTTTGAAACTTTAACAGGAGATGAAATAAGAGACATATTAAGTGGAAAAAAAATTGTTAGAAATGAAAATGAAGGTAAAGAAGAGATAAGAAGATCCTCTCTCTAA
- a CDS encoding pyruvate dehydrogenase complex dihydrolipoamide acetyltransferase, translated as MPIEILMPALSPTMSKTGGKIVKWCKKEQDKVEIGDVIAEIETDKAIMEFESVDEGVLAKILVSEGTSGVPVNQLIALMLEEGEDKSALDLASAINTKVEKEVEADFSVSSNPSISSSSSMSSQCVTLGSKKEDRATENRIKVSPLAKKIAQNEGVDIKRLKGTGPYGRIIKADVLEFLDQTKSYERFEENTTVEVSNMRQVIAQRLVESKQNIPHFYLTVDCHVDKLISLKNEVNSANENNKVTINDLIIKAVAFSMKKFPDINSSWIDTKIVKYSNIDISIAVALEDGLITPIVKNADEKSVLSISKEVKDLVNRARSGKLRPEEFQGGGFTISNLGMFGIKTFSAIINPPQSCIMAVGASKKQPVVISEKIEIAEVMTVTLSVDHRAVDGALGAKFLNAFKYYIENPTVMLL; from the coding sequence ATGCCTATAGAAATATTGATGCCCGCTCTTTCCCCAACAATGAGTAAAACTGGAGGGAAAATTGTAAAGTGGTGTAAAAAAGAACAAGATAAAGTTGAAATAGGTGATGTAATCGCTGAAATTGAGACTGATAAAGCCATAATGGAGTTTGAATCTGTCGATGAAGGAGTTTTGGCAAAAATTTTAGTGTCGGAAGGAACAAGTGGCGTGCCTGTAAATCAACTGATAGCTCTAATGTTAGAGGAAGGGGAAGATAAAAGCGCACTTGATTTAGCTTCTGCCATCAATACCAAGGTTGAGAAGGAGGTTGAAGCCGATTTTTCAGTATCATCCAACCCTTCGATTTCATCTAGCTCTTCAATGTCATCCCAGTGCGTGACACTGGGATCTAAAAAAGAGGATAGAGCAACAGAAAATAGAATAAAAGTAAGCCCCTTAGCTAAAAAAATAGCTCAAAATGAAGGTGTTGATATAAAGCGATTAAAAGGTACAGGTCCATATGGTCGTATCATCAAAGCTGATGTATTAGAATTTTTAGATCAAACTAAAAGCTATGAGAGATTTGAGGAAAATACAACAGTTGAAGTAAGTAATATGCGCCAAGTGATAGCGCAGCGCCTAGTTGAATCTAAGCAAAATATTCCACACTTTTATTTAACTGTAGACTGCCACGTTGATAAGCTAATATCGCTCAAAAATGAGGTTAATTCAGCAAATGAGAACAATAAAGTAACAATTAATGACTTAATTATAAAAGCTGTGGCTTTCAGCATGAAAAAATTTCCTGACATAAACTCATCGTGGATAGATACTAAGATAGTAAAATATTCAAATATAGATATCTCAATTGCTGTAGCGCTTGAGGATGGACTTATTACTCCTATAGTAAAAAATGCTGATGAAAAAAGTGTTTTATCTATATCAAAAGAAGTGAAAGATTTAGTAAATAGAGCACGATCTGGAAAATTAAGGCCTGAAGAATTTCAAGGAGGAGGGTTTACCATTTCTAATTTAGGCATGTTTGGTATAAAAACTTTCAGTGCTATAATCAATCCACCACAGTCTTGCATTATGGCTGTCGGCGCATCTAAAAAACAACCAGTTGTCATAAGTGAAAAAATAGAGATAGCAGAGGTAATGACAGTTACTCTCTCTGTTGACCACAGAGCAGTTGATGGAGCACTCGGAGCAAAATTTTTAAATGCCTTTAAGTACTATATAGAAAACCCTACAGTGATGCTTCTGTAG
- a CDS encoding ATP-binding protein codes for MPIIITSAVVTCSVICTAVVLGLAICFAIYLMKPSKVIEGEQGEQKVTLNNVILSDEIKEELRMICNDISQEKKVMFEKVGFKPPQGYLLYGPPGNGKTLLARAVAGEANISFESISASELVGEYVGQGVYHVRNFFKRAKKNAPCIIFIDEIDSIGAKRNSIGHHVSENCAKTLNQLLTEMDGFNFNKGVIVIAATNRREVLDEALLRPGRFSKHIYISLPELGSREKILDLYMKNVPVGSDLNLKEIAEKTEGYSGAELSNLVNEAKHNAVRRTQEQKIEEPVVSMGDFTKALEEFNSTHKKFKNRKASNTGNNVISALLQPAVENYMQQHLTST; via the coding sequence ATGCCTATTATTATAACATCTGCTGTAGTGACATGTTCAGTAATATGCACTGCGGTTGTATTAGGTCTTGCTATTTGTTTTGCTATTTATTTAATGAAACCATCTAAAGTAATAGAAGGTGAGCAAGGTGAGCAAAAAGTAACACTTAATAATGTCATCTTATCAGATGAAATAAAAGAAGAGCTACGTATGATTTGTAATGATATATCACAAGAGAAGAAGGTAATGTTTGAAAAAGTTGGTTTTAAACCACCACAGGGTTACCTTTTATATGGTCCACCAGGAAATGGTAAAACACTTCTTGCTCGCGCTGTTGCAGGTGAAGCTAATATCTCATTTGAAAGTATTTCGGCCTCTGAGCTTGTTGGAGAGTATGTTGGTCAAGGTGTATATCATGTACGCAACTTTTTTAAAAGAGCAAAAAAGAATGCTCCTTGTATAATTTTTATAGATGAAATAGATTCCATAGGTGCAAAGCGCAATTCTATTGGTCATCACGTAAGTGAAAATTGCGCTAAAACTTTAAACCAACTATTGACCGAAATGGATGGTTTTAATTTTAACAAAGGTGTAATAGTAATTGCTGCAACTAATCGTCGTGAAGTTTTAGATGAAGCGCTTCTTAGGCCTGGCCGTTTTTCTAAGCATATCTATATTTCCCTACCAGAATTGGGCTCACGAGAAAAGATATTAGATCTTTATATGAAGAATGTGCCAGTTGGATCAGATCTAAACCTTAAAGAAATTGCAGAAAAAACTGAAGGCTATTCAGGCGCTGAGTTATCTAATTTAGTAAATGAGGCCAAGCATAATGCCGTAAGGCGTACTCAAGAGCAAAAAATAGAAGAACCTGTTGTTAGCATGGGTGATTTTACAAAAGCACTTGAAGAGTTTAATAGTACACATAAAAAATTCAAGAATAGAAAAGCGAGCAATACAGGTAATAATGTAATAAGTGCATTACTACAACCTGCTGTAGAAAATTATATGCAGCAGCATCTTACCAGTACATAA